In Oenanthe melanoleuca isolate GR-GAL-2019-014 chromosome 22, OMel1.0, whole genome shotgun sequence, the following proteins share a genomic window:
- the GOLGA7 gene encoding golgin subfamily A member 7, with protein MRPQQAPVSGKVFIQRDYSGGTRCQFQSKFPAELENRIDRQQFEETVRTLNNLYAEAEKLGGQSYLEGCLACLTAYTIFLCMETHYEKVLKKIAKFIQEQNEKIYAPQGLLLTDPIERGLRVIEITIYEDRGLTSGR; from the exons aTGAGGCCGCAGCAGGCGCCTGTGTCGGGCAAGGTGTTCATCCAGCGCGACTACAGCGGCGGGACGCGGTGCCAGTTCCAGAGCAAGTTCCCGGCCGAGCTGGAGAACAGG ATTGACAGGCAGCAGTTTGAGGAGACAGTCCGAACACTGAACAACCTCTATGCAGAAGCTGAAAAACTTGGGGGCCAGTCTTACCTTGAGGGTTGTCTTGCCTGCCTGACTGCCTACACCATCTTCCTGTGCATGGAGACACACTATGAAAAG GTTCTAAAGAAAATTGCTAAGTTCATTCAGGAACAGAATGAGAAGATCTACGCTCCTCAGGGCCTTCTGCTGACAGACCCTATTGAAAGAGGATTAAGAGTT ATTGAAATTACCATTTATGAAGACAGAGGTTTGACCAGTGGAAGATAG
- the GINS4 gene encoding DNA replication complex GINS protein SLD5: MAAAAGADSDSEELVLTPAQLIHSLEQAWLNEKFAPELLESKPEVIECVVEQLDHMEANLKRAKRGDLKVSVHHMEIERIRFVLSSYLRCRLVKIEKFFPHILEKEKSRAEGEPSILSPEEFAFAKEYMANTEAYLKNVALKHMPPNLQKVSLLKSVPKPNLDSFVFLRVLERQENILVEPETDEHREYAINLEEGSQHLIRYRTVAPLVASGAVQLI; this comes from the exons ATggcggccgcggccggggcCGACTCGGACAGCGAGGAGCTGGTActcaccccagcacagctgatccacagcctggagcag GCCTGGCTGAATGAGAAGTTTGCTCCAGAACTGCTGGAGAGTAAACCTGAGGTCATCGAGTGTGTTGTGGAGCAGCTGGACCATATG GAAGCAAACCTGAAACGGGCAAAGAGAGGAGACCTGAAGGTCAGTGTTCACCACATGGAGATTGAAAGGATTCGTTTCGTGCTCAGCAGCTACTTGCGCTGTCGGCTGGTGAAG ATAGAGAAGTTTTTTCCCCACATCCTGGAGAAGGAGAAGTCTCGAGCTGAAGGGGAGCCCTCCATTTTATCACCAGAGGAGTTTGCTTTTGCTAAAGA GTACATGGCAAACACAGAAGCTTACCTGAAAAATGTGGCCCTAAAACACATGCCACCTAACCTGCAGAAAGTGTCTCTCCTAAAGTCAG TTCCAAAGCCCAACCTGGACTCCTTTGTGTTTCTGAGGGTGCTGGAGCGGCAGGAGAACATCCTGGTGGAGCCAGAGACTGATGAGCACAG GGAATATGCCATCAATCTGGAGGAGGGCTCGCAGCACCTGATCCGTTACAGAACCGTGGCACCTCTGGTGGCTTCAGGAGCCGTGCAGCTCATCTGA
- the SFRP1 gene encoding secreted frizzled-related protein 1 isoform X1 codes for MGGAAGPGAAALRALLSVAAGLLACGVASEYDYVSYQSDLGPYPGGRFYAKPHQCVPIPADLRLCHSVGYDKMVLPNLLDHETMAEVKHQASSWVPLLNKNCHMGTQVFLCSLFAPVCLDRPVYPCRWLCEAVRDSCEPVMQFFGFFWPEMLKCDQFPQDDVCIAMTAPNATEVSRPKGTTVCPPCDNEMKSEAIVEHLCASEFALKMTIKEVKKENGDKMIVPRKRKALKLGPIRKKNLKKLVLFLKNGADCPCHQLDNLSHYFLIMGRQVKTQYLLTAIYKWDKKNKEFKKFMKKMKSPECPTFPSVFK; via the exons ATGGGCGGTGCGGCGGGGCCCGGTGCGGCCGCCCTGCGGGCGCTGCTGTCGGTGGCCGCCGGGCTGCTCGCCTGCGGCGTGGCGAGCGAGTACGACTATGTCAGCTACCAGTCAGACCTGGGCCCTTACCCTGGCGGGCGTTTCTACGCCAAACCCCACCAGTGCGTGCCCATCCCCGCCGACCTGCGGCTCTGCCACAGCGTGGGCTACGACAAGATGGTGCTGCCCAACCTGCTGGACCACGAGACCATGGCCGAGGTGAAGCACCAGGCAAGCAGCTGGGTGCCGCTGCTCAACAAGAATTGCCATATGGGCACGCAGGTCTTCCTGTGCTCCCTGTTTGCCCCCGTGTGCCTGGACCGGCCGGTCTACCCGTGCCGCTGGCTCTGCGAGGCCGTGCGTGACTCCTGCGAGCCTGTCATGCAGTTCTTTGGCTTCTTCTGGCCAGAGATGCTCAAGTGTGACCAGTTTCCCCAGGATGACGTCTGTATTGCTATGACAGCTCCCAATGCCACCGAGGTCTCCAGGCCCAAAG GAACGACTGTGTGTCCCCCTTGTGACAACGAGATGAAGTCAGAAGCCATTGTGGAGCACCTGTGTGCCAGCGAGTTTG CTCTTAAGATGACCATAAAGGAAGTGAAGAAGGAGAACGGGGACAAGATGATCGTTCCACGGAAGAGGAAGGCACTGAAGCTGGGACCCATCCGAAAGAAGAACCTGAAGAAGCTGGTGCTGTTCCTCAAGAACGGGGCAGACTGTCCCTGCCACCAGCTGGACAACCTCAGCCACTACTTCCTCATCATGGGCCGCCAGGTGAAGACCCAGTACCTGCTGACAGCCATCTACAAGTGGGACAAGAAGAACAAAGAGTTCAAGAAGTTCATGAAGAAGATGAAATCCCCTGAGTGCCCGACATTTCCATCCGTGTTCAAGTGA
- the SFRP1 gene encoding secreted frizzled-related protein 1 isoform X2 produces MGGAAGPGAAALRALLSVAAGLLACGVASEYDYVSYQSDLGPYPGGRFYAKPHQCVPIPADLRLCHSVGYDKMVLPNLLDHETMAEVKHQASSWVPLLNKNCHMGTQVFLCSLFAPVCLDRPVYPCRWLCEAVRDSCEPVMQFFGFFWPEMLKCDQFPQDDVCIAMTAPNATEVSRPKGTTVCPPCDNEMKSEAIVEHLCATLKMTIKEVKKENGDKMIVPRKRKALKLGPIRKKNLKKLVLFLKNGADCPCHQLDNLSHYFLIMGRQVKTQYLLTAIYKWDKKNKEFKKFMKKMKSPECPTFPSVFK; encoded by the exons ATGGGCGGTGCGGCGGGGCCCGGTGCGGCCGCCCTGCGGGCGCTGCTGTCGGTGGCCGCCGGGCTGCTCGCCTGCGGCGTGGCGAGCGAGTACGACTATGTCAGCTACCAGTCAGACCTGGGCCCTTACCCTGGCGGGCGTTTCTACGCCAAACCCCACCAGTGCGTGCCCATCCCCGCCGACCTGCGGCTCTGCCACAGCGTGGGCTACGACAAGATGGTGCTGCCCAACCTGCTGGACCACGAGACCATGGCCGAGGTGAAGCACCAGGCAAGCAGCTGGGTGCCGCTGCTCAACAAGAATTGCCATATGGGCACGCAGGTCTTCCTGTGCTCCCTGTTTGCCCCCGTGTGCCTGGACCGGCCGGTCTACCCGTGCCGCTGGCTCTGCGAGGCCGTGCGTGACTCCTGCGAGCCTGTCATGCAGTTCTTTGGCTTCTTCTGGCCAGAGATGCTCAAGTGTGACCAGTTTCCCCAGGATGACGTCTGTATTGCTATGACAGCTCCCAATGCCACCGAGGTCTCCAGGCCCAAAG GAACGACTGTGTGTCCCCCTTGTGACAACGAGATGAAGTCAGAAGCCATTGTGGAGCACCTGTGTGCCA CTCTTAAGATGACCATAAAGGAAGTGAAGAAGGAGAACGGGGACAAGATGATCGTTCCACGGAAGAGGAAGGCACTGAAGCTGGGACCCATCCGAAAGAAGAACCTGAAGAAGCTGGTGCTGTTCCTCAAGAACGGGGCAGACTGTCCCTGCCACCAGCTGGACAACCTCAGCCACTACTTCCTCATCATGGGCCGCCAGGTGAAGACCCAGTACCTGCTGACAGCCATCTACAAGTGGGACAAGAAGAACAAAGAGTTCAAGAAGTTCATGAAGAAGATGAAATCCCCTGAGTGCCCGACATTTCCATCCGTGTTCAAGTGA